The Quercus lobata isolate SW786 chromosome 9, ValleyOak3.0 Primary Assembly, whole genome shotgun sequence region aattcacACATTCTTAAAATTGAAACCATGAATATCAAACCATGTCTAAACCAAAGACCATGATAAACacaattatgcagaaaattCAAACACCAGGAAAagaattttctttgattctaaaacccaatcaatatattatacaatCATACAAAACAAACAGTAGAAGCAAACACCACAACACTACAGTAATAAATCAGAGTCACACTAAGTCGTTGGAATCGCACAAGATAAGACCCAGCAATCAAAAATTCAACACACTAAGAAAAATGATTTATAaagtaattaaatttaacaTAATAATCATCCACACCACAGAACGAAAGACgcaataaaaagggaaaaaaaaatcatgcaaaagAATAGAGCACAAAAGAAACTTGGATTTAGAGATACCTCAACTGAATCGTCTAGCTGCTATTAGtatttatatattgtaaggaGAGGAAGATAGGAAGGAAGTAAAACAGAGAGGTTGCCGTTAGAAGGGAGAGAGGCTGGCGATGATTAAATGTGAAACCGTAGAACAGAGAAGGTGGGGAAGGGTAAAGAACTAAAACGTGGGAGACAGGAAATTAAAACCGTGTGCaacaaaaggaaaggaaaaacaaaaagttgcAACCGTGAAAGCATAGGGTTTGAAAAGGCTTTGGGTTTGGGCTTTATGtgatattaaaaatttgtaagaaGTGGGCTTTATGGTGAAGATAGggatgaaaattattttataattatctgtatttaaaattgataaaaattattttaaaattgtaggataaATTTAGAAAAGAAGATAGAAATGACATggctgctgatgtggctcaatgtGAGAGTAgtaacattaaatgctacgtctcagcttttagtaatatattgattaaaTTTGTAAGAAGTGGGCTTTATGGTGAAGATAGggatgaaaattattttataattatctgtatttaaaattgataaaaattattttaaaattgtaggataaATTTAGAAAAGAAGATAGAAATGACATGGTTGCTGATGTGGCAATGTGAgagtagcaacattaaatgctacgtcTCAACTTTTAGTAATACATTGATGATTGGAAATTAAACACTGGGCAAAGCTTACTTTGTTTTACGTGCACAATTATCTTTAGCATAAAGACATCAAGGTCCAAATGCAAATTATTGAACGGATTCGTTCAGATAACTAATAGTCTAAGTAATTTCTGTGCAAAGGAAATAGAAACAATAAACAACAAAGATGATTTATATTCATATAAcaaaaaaccatatatatatatatatatatatatatgaaacttACTAGGAATGGCTGCTTTCAAAGTTTCACCCTCCAAAAGCTCATAAACAAGAAACAGATTGTGCTGGCTTTCAGAAAATCCAATCAGTAAGACCACGTTTGGATGGCGAAGCATTCCCAAATACAATTTTTCAGCCTGACATTAAAAGCAAAACAGAGCaagtaaaaaaacataaatgtgaaacttgaagaaaacaaagaaaatgaaagccaATGGTAAAACGTAGGTAGCTCCTTTTTTGCTACCTTATATTGTTGGACGTCTTCAATGTTCTTAAAGTGTGACCTCTTCACAGCCACATAGTGCCCAGGCAGTTATGTGGGTTATTCTCTGGAATCATCCCACGAAAAGTGCTTCCAAAGCCCCCACTCTGACCAAGTTGATTGCAAAATTATTAGTGTATTGGGTGAGTTCTTCAACACGAAAATGGACAAGCTCGGCATTTTGATTCACCATGTTCTGATTACCATGTTTTGTGTAGACTATGAAATTTAACGACTATAGAAGAAGATAGAAGATTTAATCCTTTGCGGACTCCTTCCAATTTTATATCGTGCAACCACCGAATTGTATTAGTTCTATATTTGTTACTTGAACAGAATAGTCATTTTAACCCTTGTTAATTACAATCATGTGTATACAACTCATAGTCCACACTCCTCGATCTTTAGACCTATTCACATACTATCATTCAAAGAAAGTCATGTTTTATCTAGCTCATTTCTAGATCTTTAGACCTATTCACATACTATCATTCAAAGAAAGTCATATTTTATCTAGCTCATTTCTAGCTCAATTTTCACATGTTAGTAAGACAAGACAATTTGCAAAATTATTAGCGTATTGGGTGAGTTCTTCAACACGGAAATGGACGAGCTCGGCATTTTGATTCACCATGTTCTGATTACCATGTTTTGTGTAGACTATGAAATTTAACGACTATAGAAGAAGATAGAAGATTTAATCCTCTGCGGACTTCTACCAATTTTATATCATGCAACCACCGAATTGTATTAGTTCTATATTTGTTACTTCAACAGAATAGTCATTTTAACCATTGTTAATTACAATCATGTGTATACAACTCATAGTCCACACTCATCGATCTTTAGACCTATTCACATGCTATCATTCAAAGAAAGTCATATTTTATCTAGCTAGAAAATCTAGCTCATTTCTAGCTCAATTTTCACATGTTAGTAAGACAAGACAGAagatttaaaatgaaatttaatgaCTATAGAAGAAGATAAAAGATTTAAGGATTCAGATCTTCTAGAGTTCCTAGGGTACTCTACCAggtaaatttctttaaatcctcacctctcatttaaaattaatggtTTAAGATGCTGCCACATCATCATTCCACTAACTTACTCTtttagaaacataaaaaaaatgaataacttTAGGAAGCAGCCATGATTTTTAACGTTAGCAAACGGATCCaacgttttttctttttcttttaacgTTAGCAAACGAAtccaacgtttttttttttttttttggttcttctttTTGGATGGAACAAATCTCAAACCCAGGAATTTCATCATCCCACAAATTACTCTTGCCATTTTTCCATCTGAATCCAAAAGACACTCCTGGGCAAGAAGAAACCAGACTTTCTTTTACATCTGAAGCCGTGATCTCCTACAGCCTTGAAATTTTCAGTTCTTTCAATCACAAATGATGGATCCACCCAGCTCAATCCCTTCAAACCGTCCATGGATGACCATTGAAAGCCCAATGGAGGCCAGGTATATTAGCTATcttactctctctctatccTCTGTTCTCTGTCTATTGTCTACTGAGGATTagtttcttcctttctctttctttttttttttgtttctttattccATACCTGCGGTTGATATTAGATTTTGATTGTTTTGCAATTTCACTACTACAAAACTGTTTAATGATTGGTCATGAAGGGCTGTGTTTTTTTGGGGCTATATCCTCTGCCTGCAAGGTGTTTGATAAATGTTCAAAATAAGTTTTGACAATTGGGACCCCTTTACGTATTGTTGAGTTTTGGGCTCCATGGTGTGGACCATTCCATGTGAAAGATTTAGAGGGAACTATTCtacaatttttgtcaatgtggtgacttgaaaattgCATTTCAACCTTAGACTCGGGTTAAATATATTGTTCTTTGTTAAATATATTGTTGATATTGATACCAAGTTTACTATGCCATTCCATTAATTTGTAGCTTCTGATACAAGGAGTCAAAGATTGAAAGTGATGGTGATAGGTATTATTATacttctttaattaaaatttttgttgattttaataTATCCATGTGTTTGCTTGGGCGGTATATCCTATAGAATTCAAATGATTCTATATGGAAGTGGTCATGTGTCTTCAATATAGACTCATGAGCCCTTTTTTTACCCTTCTTATGGTGTGTTGtctaattatcaaattattagagTATTATTCATGCAATGATATAAGGTTCTGTAGCTTCTGCTATCAGTTTTGGTAACTCcatttactctattttttatttatttttaattatcatCCTATATAATGTACGGAATCCATTGATACAGTAACTAAATTATTATAgttcatattttttcttcatggcTCCCTATCTCATGTGAATCAAAGCCTCACTCCCTTGAACTGCTTTAAGGTACAGGAAGCCAAGTCATCCTTAGCATGTTCTTCTCTATTGTTAGTCTCATGTCACCACAAGAAAATGCAATTTTATTGAGGCTCAAGACATTATCAATAGATAGTTTAAGTTACTCTCATGTCAccatataacatttttattctttgattACAACCATTTTGTTTGCTGGAATTGGAGTTTTGTTGGTTATAATCTGTTGCTTCTGGAGAAAGTTCTCATTACTTAAGAGTATTAATTTTGGAAGAAGGAATACTGGTTCTTCACGTGGAAAAAGCTTGGTTCTTGAAAACTAgaactttaattttttggaaatagcCTAAATCTAGAACTTTTGAATTGATTGGTTCTTCACATGGATTCAATGAAATTTGTATGATGAAATTTGTTGATTAGTGCTTATTACCCTTTATTTTCACTCAAATGATAATTTTGAGTCTTCTTTGACACTTTGACACTTATTTGATCTTTACGGTCCAActttgacacttttttttttttccagattctAATTTCAGGTTCACTTGAAAGCTTGGATGTTGATGATCTATGATTGCACACTAATTATGCGGGTGGCTATCACTGAGTAGCATCCACAGTGGCTTTTAGGATTTAGTTCTTTGGAAAAAAGACAGTAGTAAAGATCACAATATTTAAGACGAATATgtatttatcccaaaaaaaaaaaaaaatttaagaagaaTATGTACCAATAGTGGCTAAAATGCTTCATGTATTACCAATGTTTCAATAGTTATAGATATGTACCAATAGTGGCTAAAATACTTCATATATTACCAATGTTTAAATAGTTATAGATATGtaatgaatagttttttttttttttttttgaaagcgaTATGTAATGAATAGTTATTGGCaataatatcaattttattagttttatctTACTTTGTTATTTCATAGATGCTTGTAAACTATACATGTAATATAATGTAATTTATTGCTAGACATTCAAATTGCCAataatattgatttaaaatctaGAAGTTTGAACTTTGCACAAGGTACAATTGTTTTAAAGAAGGGAAAATGCTACATATCAAAGGCCTATCCCCTATTCTACAAAGGGACAatcttaacaaaagaaaatgtaacATTGGCAGCATTAACAATGGTCTATCCCCTCCTCTCTTTTACAACAGAGACAatcttaacaaaagaaaaatgaacatTGGCAGCATTAACAATGGCCTATCCCCTCTTCTCTTTTACAACAAGGACAatcttaacaaaagaaaaatgtaacaTTGGCGGCATTAACAAAGGCCTATCTCCTCTTCAACGTCCATagcattggcaacatcaaaatcaCACACCTATACATATTTCAAAAACCCAAGGTTATCTTTTGATAACTTTGTaaaggcaaaaaagaaaaaaaaagctttccATCATTTGTTAATCATTTACCAAGAAAATTCATGTGAGCATCATAATTATTTGTTGTGTCACCCAAAGGAACTTGTGCTTGATCAAACCCAACATCCATTCCCTGCAAGAAATTATAATGATTTTGTGTCATCTATGTCATTGCATTAAAGAACATGCCACTtgttaataacttaaaaaaGCTGAATGAACAAGTTCACCGTTAATGATTCAATGAAATTGTTTTGGCATCTATTTCCTTGGAGACCTTCATATGTCATCCATGCCATTGAATTAGGTGCCTGATCAGTTTCCTatatcacaaatcacaaatagtTCTCgttaaaactttcaaatttttagcaataaaaattctttaaaattgCTTACCTACAAACTCACAAGATTGCTCACCTTATGTGAATAGCATTGCACAAGTGAGATAGAGTTATTATAATTTATGAGAGAAGAGTTATTGTTTTCCTGTATGGTAAGATATAAGGAATTAGTTTAaccaagaataaaaaaataaactgttTGTACACAATGCATGTAaatttgtcaatattttttGCATCAAGAGCATACCTTGGATAATTGTTGTCTAGCAGTATCTTTTGTtgaagattttttctttctccttgaTTGTTGTTCAACCCAACTTTTACATCTTTTTCGACCCTTACaaccttctttctttttgaggCCTTTAACCTTTTCAACTAAATTCTTTATAGGTTCTCCATGATCCACAATTTCACTACCACCCAATGACATTTGATCTTTAGAATTATCAAGACTCACACTTGAAAATTTCATGGCAATATCTTCAACTTGCTTTTCTAATTCCTTTGTAACACTCTCTACCAAAGCATATGCTTCTTCGATTTCAGCAGCTCGTGAGGCTAATCTAACTAACCTGGGACATAACCTTCTATACCGTTATGTAACTTTTAAGTTAACATCCCCATTGACATCCTTCCCAATACTATCTATGATATACCCATTTTTTGCTTCTCTTGTCCATCTCTTCAAAATGTAAGCATCAGGAATTATCTTTATATCAAGTATGTCAAAAACCTTCAAAGCATGACAACACAAAATCCCAAATGTTTCAAACTTCCTACAACTACATGAGATTGTTCTACTAATAGGACTACACAATACTTTATATTCTCTAACTTTCTCAAGAAGCATAACAGTATATTCATGCACTGGTTGGCTACAATTCCGATCTTTTATTATTGCAGCTGATGCATAGTCATACTCATTTTGGAACACTTTAAATATTGTAGGGGTATACACCTGTGATGCTTGCTTCAATAAAGGTGAATTCTTCAAGCACAAAGGAGGCAATTTTTCCCTAGCATTATACTCAGCCTCTAACTCTTTATCCCGCTTCTGCCCTACTACCATCTcaaaatgctcaaaaaaatcatccatattcaaatttgatttcaagtaaTCTTTCAAATCCCCATTTAAACTTTCACTAAGCTGAGTACTTCGCATTCCCAATGTAACTGCCCTCTTCATGTAACAGTTAGCccatttttccttcaatttgtATATACCATTTAACCAACTAAGATCCTTCATTGTATAGGTCTGAATCATTTTATTCCAAGCTTCTTCAAATTCACTCTCATTCTCATACTTATACATGCAGTCCTTAAAGTCTCGGAGGAACAATGAGCCATCCTTCATCAAATTTCCCAATTTCTTGATTCCATTTTGCATTATGTGCCAAGTACATAATCCATGCCATGTCTCCGGCATCACCTCAGCTAATGCCTTTGCAATAGCTAAATCTTGATCAGTAAAGATAGATTTAGGCTTTCTACCACCATGTGCttttaaaaaactctcaaaaagCCATTTGAATGATTCAGCTGTCTCATCGTATAAAAGTGCAGCCCCAAAAATCACCATCTCTCTATGGTGATTGAAACCAATAAACACAGCTAAAGGTCTAAATTCTTTGTTTGTGCCAAATGTAGTgtcaaaactaaaaacatcacCAAAATGGGCATAATCAATTATCATTTTAGCATCAGCCTAAAATATATTAGTTATTTGCTCCTCGATATCCAACTGTACAGCATAATGGAACGATGGATTATGAATCAATTGTTGTTGAAAATACCTTAATAAACTACCAGCTTCACCATATATCAAGCTTCGTTGTCGTCTAGTTCGAAGATAGTTTTTTTGATCAACTCCAATGTAGCCAAGATTAGCCCTTCCACCAGCCTCCCTACTCATTAACTCATGTATCTCCTTAGGCTTAATTCCAGAAGCATAAGCTAAATCAATAGCAAAAGCTTGGACATCAGACATCTTTCGTTCTGATCGCATCATGAAAGTAGTTGCTGCAAGATGAAGAACATGGTTGTGCTCTGATACAAAATCGTACACCTTGTACTTTCCGGTCTCACGAACTAATGAAACACCCAATCGTACTAGACAATTAGTCCTTGTTTCTTGTCGAGGTTGACTGGTTAGATGATCTCGTTTATCAGGCTTACGAGTACCCTCTTTAGAACACAAAAATCTTCTCGATGTTATTTCTCCATCTATCTTACTTTTATTTGTATAATGCTTTCGAACACTAAACCCCATTTGTTTTCcataatttttccaaaacatcCAAGCTGCCTCTAACGTATCAAACTCCATACCAACCTTTGGGGTACAATCATTTATGGTATCCTTGTTTTGACAAGAAATGTCCATCATCCTAtaaaaatacaaccaaaaaaaaataaaaaataaaactcaattcCACTTAACTGAAACTGAATAATTCAAATATTACTAATATACCAAGGTCCCATTACTAATATACTCAAAATAAATAGACAAGTTTGAAACAATCATGGCAATAGCTAAACCCAAtaacatgaaaagaaaagcaCCAAAGCAGATTTCCAAATCCAATAGCTTGCAAATCATTAGAAAAACTAGCAAAAACACAGAGCAAATTGGTTACACCAGTAGATATATATTGGCTTctaaaagacaataaaaacaacaaaaagtaaaataaaaatgaatggagTTCAAGTTTTCTGTGGTGCACACGCAACATTGCTTACAAGCAGAAGAAGAGTGCAAAAAAACTCatggccct contains the following coding sequences:
- the LOC115959524 gene encoding uncharacterized protein LOC115959524 isoform X2; this translates as MKFSSVSLDNSKDQMSLGGSEIVDHGEPIKNLVEKVKGLKKKEGCKGRKRCKSWVEQQSRRKKKSSTKDTARQQLSKENNNSSLINYNNSISLVQCYSHKETDQAPNSMAWMTYEGLQGNRCQNNFIESLTGMDVGFDQAQVPLGDTTNNYDAHMNFLGV
- the LOC115959524 gene encoding protein FAR1-RELATED SEQUENCE 5-like isoform X1, whose amino-acid sequence is MIIDYAHFGDVFSFDTTFGTNKEFRPLAVFIGFNHHREMVIFGAALLYDETAESFKWLFESFLKAHGGRKPKSIFTDQDLAIAKALAEVMPETWHGLCTWHIMQNGIKKLGNLMKDGSLFLRDFKDCMYKYENESEFEEAWNKMIQTYTMKDLSWLNGIYKLKEKWANCYMKRAVTLGMRSTQLSESLNGDLKDYLKSNLNMDDFFEHFEMVVGQKRDKELEAEYNAREKLPPLCLKNSPLLKQASQVYTPTIFKVFQNEYDYASAAIIKDRNCSQPVHEYTVMLLEKVREYKVLCSPISRTISCSCRKFETFGILCCHALKVFDILDIKIIPDAYILKRWTREAKNGYIIDSIGKDVNGDVNLKVT
- the LOC115961309 gene encoding protein FAR1-RELATED SEQUENCE 5-like yields the protein MDISCQNKDTINDCTPKVGMEFDTLEAAWMFWKNYGKQMGFSVRKHYTNKSKIDGEITSRRFLCSKEGTRKPDKRDHLTSQPRQETRTNCLVRLGVSLVRETGKYKVYDFVSEHNHVLHLAATTFMMRSERKMSDVQAFAIDLAYASGIKPKEIHELMSREAGGRANLGYIGVDQKNYLRTRRQRSLIYGEAGSLLRYFQQQLIHNPSFHYAVQLDIEEQITNIF